Genomic window (Octopus bimaculoides isolate UCB-OBI-ISO-001 chromosome 28, ASM119413v2, whole genome shotgun sequence):
aaaaaaaatggtggaaaGTGAATTGTATGAGGACCGTGTTAAATGTGAATCACAGTCTAAAATGACTGACTTTACTGAAGAGATTCCAACTAATATAGGTAAAAGATTACACTACTGCGATATCTGTAAAAAGCCATTCTCTCAAACGGGTGCCCTTAAtgtacacagacgtattcatacaggagagaagccatttcgctgtgatatctgtggaaaaacTTTCTGTCAGAAGAGTAGTTTAAGTGTTCATGAGCgcattcatacgggagagaagccatatcgctgtgatatctgtggtaaaacattctctcaggTTGGACCCTTAAttactcacaaacgcattcatacaggagagaaaccatataactgtgatacgtgtggtaaatcattctctgcaactGGTCCGTTATCtaaacataaacgcacacatacaggagagaagccatatcgttgtattatctgtggtaaatcattccctcaaATTGCTCAGTTGACtaaacacaagcgtattcatacaggagagaagccatatcactgtgacatctgtggtaaatcattctctgaatctAGTcctttaactaaacacaaacgcacgcatacaggagacaaaccatatcactgtgatatttgtggtaaagcattctcaCATAATAATTTAGCAaagcacaaatacattcatacaggagaaaaaccatttcgctgcgatatctgtggtaaatcattctctcagaatgaaatattaactagacacaaatacattcacacaggaGGGAAGCCACataactgtgatatttgtggtaagtcATTCCCTGAAGCTGGTCGCTTAACcagacacaaacgcattcatacaggagagaagccatatcgctgcgaaatctgtggtaaatcattctctgtatgtagtaacttaactacacacaaacgcagccatacaggagagaaaccatatccttgtgatatatgtggtaaatcattctctgtaagcaGTTACTTACCTATACACAGACTTACTCATACAAGAGAGAAGCTATAACATTGCAATATCTGTTGTAAATCCTCCTATTGAAATGATTGCCTACCTACTaccaaacacattcatacatagaaagaCGCCATATCATTGATatttgtggtgaatcattctctcaagttgattatttaattgaacacaagcacattcatacaGAATTTGGGATATCTGTGGTACATTATTCCCTGTAAGTAataactactcacacacacacaaatgtattcatactggagagaaaacGTATTACTATGGTATCTTTGATAAATCCTGCTCTAATGCAAGTACCATgactatatacaaacacattcatagagGCAAGGGCGTAGCTAGGGTAAACGGCACCCAGGACAATCATTAAAATTGTGTGTCACCCCACCCCAACAAAAATGTGGAAACTCGCATAGAAAAAGTGAATAACTGGTTTTAAAAACTGTGGCACTCAGGGTATATGCCTTGCTTGCTCCACCCCTGCATAGAGGTTGTAATCTTTATCATTGCAATATTTGCAGTAACTCATTCATTGATTCAAGTACCTCAAGTGGACACAAATGCATTCATTCAGTGAAGAaaccatatcatatatatgtatatatatatatataataagggttttttttttaataagcataattaaaatggattaaataaaaaagtgaaataagGTATAAATTAATTGGttaatagatataattttataaataagaaTGCATTTCTTGAATATTGCCCTATTGTATTTgtcttattataatatataaaatatatacaacacagaTTTTGATGACAGAATGCAACTACCATATAGTAAGTAAATTGAATCCATCACGGTCATGTGATACACAGTAAACAATATCCAGGATTAACAGTAATAgttaaatttgatatattaattagattggtgcataattattgcgacttttttttcaatagattttattcaacaaaaacaataacatttaataaaaatatctttaaatgcttattccggagcatattcaccatctacttcaatttctgtGCGGCgttttgtttgaataaaatttattaaaaaagagctgcaataattatgcaccaacctaatgtatatatatatattataaaattcactgtctgtgtgtgtatatttcctcTATGCACAGCCAAACTGCTGGATCAGTCTGTACTAAATTTAACATGAAGGCTTTTCATTGCTCAGTGGGGCTGAGCACCCCACTTAtatcacctttttttttcagCGGTATGATAGTTTCACTTTTGACTTCAATTTTTGGTTTTTCAGCGGTATGATAGTTTCACTTTTGACTTCAATTTTTGGTTTTTCAGCGGTATGATAGTTTCANNNNNNNNNNTTTTGGTTTTTCAGCGGTATGATAGTTTCACTTTTGACTTCAATTTTTGGTTTTTCAGCGGTATGATAGTTTCACTTTTGACTTCAATTTTTGGTTTTTCAGCGGTatgatattgttt
Coding sequences:
- the LOC106868867 gene encoding zinc finger protein 239, producing MESEKKMVESELYEDRVKCESQSKMTDFTEEIPTNIGKRLHYCDICKKPFSQTGALNVHRRIHTGEKPFRCDICGKTFCQKSSLSVHERIHTGEKPYRCDICGKTFSQVGPLITHKRIHTGEKPYNCDTCGKSFSATGPLSKHKRTHTGEKPYRCIICGKSFPQIAQLTKHKRIHTGEKPYHCDICGKSFSESSPLTKHKRTHTGDKPYHCDICGKAFSHNNLAKHKYIHTGEKPFRCDICGKSFSQNEILTRHKYIHTGGKPHNCDICGKSFPEAGRLTRHKRIHTGEKPYRCEICGKSFSVCSNLTTHKRSHTGEKPYPCDICGKSFSVSSYLPIHRLTHTREKL